In Halomonas denitrificans, the genomic stretch GATTCGAACTGGCGCTGATCGGGCGGCCGCTGCCCGAGCGCGTCGATGTCGGAACCGGGAGGCTGGTCGTCTACCTCGGCAGCGACGGCCGGCCCTGGCGCGACCGGCGGCCGGCCGCCGACCCCACGGGCCGCCGCGCGCTGGCGCTGGACCTGATGCGCCGGGACCCGCGGCCCGCCGTGTACCTCGGTCGCCCCTGCTACCACGGAACCGCCGACGCCCCGCCGTGCACGTCCCGCCTGTGGACCTCGGGCCGGTACTCGACGACCGTGGTCGACGCACTGGCCGCGGGGCTCCGGGCGCTGATCGCGCGCCACGAGCCGAGCGAGCTGACCCTGGTCGGCTACAGCGGCGGCGGCACGCTCGCGGTGCTGGCGGCATCGAACCTTTCGGCGGAGATCGACGTCGAAGTGATCACGATCGCCGCCAATCTCGACCCGGCGGCCTGGACCGCGTTTCACGGCCTGCTGCCGCTTTCGGCGTCGTTGAATCCCGTCGAAGCGGTGCCCTCGCCGGCGCGGTTTCGCCAGCTGCACCTCGTCGGCACGGCGGACCTGCGCGTACCGGTGCAGACGATCCGACGCTACCGCGAGCGGCAGCCCGATGCGAAGGTGCTGGAGGTCGAGGGCTTCGACCACGTCTGCTGCTGGGTGCGCGACTGGCCGACGATCCTCGCCGAGATCGCCACGCGGTGACCGGCGTCCGCAGCGGCCGGCTCGGTGCGGGCCGTCCGCTCAGCCCGCCGGCTCGGCCTCGAGTTCGTTCTCCAACCGTTCCCGCAGCGCCATCAGGCCCGGGTGGTTGGCAAGGTATTCGTTCTCCCCGTAGCCGTCGATCATGGTCAGCAGGTACTGCTTCTGCCGCGCATGCTCGAGCGTCGGCGCCATTTCGATCAACCGCTCGGCCAGCAGGTCCAGGCCCTTCTCGGCGTCCGCATTGCGCGGGTGCAGGGCGTAGGCGGCGAGGAAGTAGCGGGATGCTCCGTCCCAGTCCTGGATCTCGGCCGACTGGCGGCCCAGCTCGAGGTTGCGGGTGATCTGCTGCTGTCGTTCCAGCGGCAGCTGGGCGAAGGGCACGGCGGGCCCTTCGGGACGCGTTGCCTGCCACGCGAAGTAGCCCGAGCTCAGGGCCAGCGCGACGACCGCCGCGATCAGCAGGCGGTTGCGCCGCGTCTTGCCGCTGAACTGTTTCAGGAACAGCTCGGCCGACGCGATCCGGTCCTTGCGCTCGAACTGGAGCGCGCCGGCGATCGCCTTCCACTGGTGGCGTTTGACATTGCGCAGGGGCTCCGGGGTCATCCCGGCGTTCATCGCCTCCACCGCGTGCTTGCCGTCGAAGGGGTGCTTGCCGGAAAACAGGATGTAGGCGGTCAGGCCGAGCGCGTAGACGTCGTCGGCCGGGTGCGGTTCGTTGCCGCCCTGGAGCATCTCCAGCGACGCGTAGCCCAGCGTCAACGCGCCGAGCTCGCCGGCGTCGAAGCTGTCCTTCTCGACCGCCGAGTCGACGATGCGGGCGATGCCGAAATCGAGGATCTTCACCCGTCCGTCGGTGGTCACGAACACGTTGTCGGGCTTGAAGTCCGAATGCACCACGCCGAACTTGTGGGCATAGGCCAGCCCGGCGGCCATTTCCTTGACCATCCGCTCGGGGCTGGGCCTTCTGCCTTCGGCGTAGTCGATCTCCTTCCAGCCCGACAGCGGGGCGCCCTGGAGCAGCTCCATGGTCATGAAGACCCGGTCGCCGTCGCGATCGAAGTCGTACACGGTCACGACGTTCGGGTGGGCCAGCTGCTGGGACTTCTTGGCCTCGCGCTGCAGGCTGATCAGCGCCTTCGGGTGACGCGAGAACTCTTCGCCGAGAATCTTGATCGCCACCCAGGGGTTGTCGTCCTGGGCCTCGACCTTGCGCAGGTCGCGCGCCTTGTACACCTGCCCCATGCCGCCACGACCGAGGCGCTCTTCCAGGATGAAGCGCTGCTTCAGCGCCATCGCCCCGGCCGGAATCGGCGCGGTGATGCGCTGGCGCGGCACCCCGTTGCCCGGTTCCCGCCGATCCACCACGGTGGCATCGTCGCGATCCGTGGCGTTATCGATGGATGCGCCGTCGTCCATGACCGTCGCGTCAGGATCGACGGGCTCGCCGTCGTCGAGCGCGCTTCGATCGCCCATCACCTCGGTGCGGTCCGGGTCGGCCCGCTCACCG encodes the following:
- a CDS encoding serine/threonine protein kinase, whose product is MSPSNDDKDRTEVFKGPDAPDGDRPEDGRTEVIGERADPDRTEVMGDRSALDDGEPVDPDATVMDDGASIDNATDRDDATVVDRREPGNGVPRQRITAPIPAGAMALKQRFILEERLGRGGMGQVYKARDLRKVEAQDDNPWVAIKILGEEFSRHPKALISLQREAKKSQQLAHPNVVTVYDFDRDGDRVFMTMELLQGAPLSGWKEIDYAEGRRPSPERMVKEMAAGLAYAHKFGVVHSDFKPDNVFVTTDGRVKILDFGIARIVDSAVEKDSFDAGELGALTLGYASLEMLQGGNEPHPADDVYALGLTAYILFSGKHPFDGKHAVEAMNAGMTPEPLRNVKRHQWKAIAGALQFERKDRIASAELFLKQFSGKTRRNRLLIAAVVALALSSGYFAWQATRPEGPAVPFAQLPLERQQQITRNLELGRQSAEIQDWDGASRYFLAAYALHPRNADAEKGLDLLAERLIEMAPTLEHARQKQYLLTMIDGYGENEYLANHPGLMALRERLENELEAEPAG